In one window of Frigoriglobus tundricola DNA:
- a CDS encoding WD40 repeat domain-containing protein, protein MPSSASLAFSPNGSQFDLFAVSASDVLYRYNQNGSGFTPLMGGVLSVSVAYNPLGAEEIDVVMKDGSVVAYGAPVGGVQTVLPSGYGVAAVSVAFAPNGDRVRELTLQNGDLYQQNTNGKFGLLTSGVRSASVAFATNGAEVLDVVGVDGSVDRYGDSGGVPSQPTISTGVSAESLTFAPNGTLIQTAVQEDVFVTPDVLTVGNPPPPPPPPHDLVIVAIGSSPPVTLGELS, encoded by the coding sequence GTGCCCTCGTCCGCGAGCTTGGCCTTCTCCCCGAACGGGTCACAATTTGACCTGTTCGCTGTCTCCGCGAGCGACGTGCTCTACCGCTACAACCAAAACGGCTCGGGGTTTACGCCCTTGATGGGCGGCGTGCTGTCGGTCAGCGTCGCGTACAACCCGCTCGGGGCGGAAGAGATCGATGTTGTTATGAAGGACGGCAGTGTCGTCGCCTACGGCGCGCCGGTCGGGGGCGTCCAGACGGTGCTGCCGAGCGGGTACGGGGTGGCGGCCGTGAGCGTGGCCTTCGCCCCGAATGGGGACCGGGTGCGGGAACTCACGCTCCAGAACGGCGATCTCTACCAGCAAAACACAAATGGCAAATTTGGCCTTCTGACGAGTGGAGTGCGCTCGGCGAGCGTGGCCTTTGCCACGAACGGGGCCGAGGTGCTAGACGTTGTCGGCGTGGACGGATCGGTGGACCGGTACGGCGATTCGGGAGGCGTTCCCTCGCAACCGACGATTTCGACCGGTGTGAGTGCCGAAAGCCTGACATTCGCGCCGAACGGAACTTTGATCCAAACGGCCGTCCAGGAGGACGTGTTTGTCACGCCGGACGTGCTCACCGTTGGTAACCCCCCGCCCCCTCCGCCCCCGCCCCATGATCTGGTCATCGTGGCCATCGGGTCGTCCCCGCCCGTTACCCTCGGCGAACTTTCCTGA
- a CDS encoding S1C family serine protease, which produces MSDYDYTPRRRRDEDDDDDRPVRRRFRPEERPGRGPAYYALFVVLGVVIGGLVLWGVIGLAKFRGTRPGLDPSAQPRETTPGAPLDAEEQEAVTLFERVRDSVVNVDVVLVRQGRLDEQPTEQQTSGGSGFVWDAEGRIVTNYHVVADVTKRPDVTQLRVVLADRSAYTAQLLGTAPDSDLAVVQISAPKDKLKPIAVGTSADLKVGQKAYAIGNPFGLSLTMTKGMVSSLNRIIESPSGARIPKVIQTDAAINPGNSGGPLLDKSGRLIGVNTSIATPNGGNVGIGFAVPVDTVNRVVPELIQSGRSLRPDLGVKLYDERRLRQARYDHGVMIDRVAPNGPAAKAGLRGVQYSSRGVPEQPGDLIVAINGQTVNDMEDYERVLRDLKPGEPVPVKFVRGTKPMELTVTVGGV; this is translated from the coding sequence ATGAGTGACTACGACTACACCCCGCGCCGCCGGCGCGACGAGGACGACGACGACGACCGACCGGTGCGGCGGCGGTTCCGGCCCGAGGAGCGCCCCGGGCGCGGGCCGGCGTATTACGCGCTGTTCGTCGTGCTGGGCGTCGTCATCGGCGGGCTCGTGCTGTGGGGCGTGATCGGGCTCGCGAAGTTCCGCGGCACCAGGCCGGGGCTCGACCCCTCCGCGCAGCCGCGCGAGACGACCCCGGGCGCCCCGCTGGACGCCGAGGAACAAGAAGCCGTCACCCTGTTCGAGCGGGTGCGGGATTCGGTGGTGAACGTGGACGTCGTGTTGGTCCGGCAGGGGCGGCTCGACGAGCAGCCGACCGAGCAGCAGACCAGCGGCGGGTCCGGGTTCGTGTGGGACGCCGAGGGGCGCATCGTCACCAACTACCACGTCGTCGCGGACGTGACCAAGCGGCCCGACGTCACGCAACTGCGCGTGGTGCTGGCGGACCGCTCCGCGTACACCGCCCAGCTCCTCGGCACGGCGCCGGACAGCGACCTGGCGGTGGTGCAGATCAGCGCGCCCAAAGACAAGCTCAAGCCGATCGCGGTGGGCACGTCGGCCGATCTGAAGGTGGGCCAGAAGGCGTACGCCATCGGGAACCCGTTCGGCCTCAGTTTGACCATGACGAAGGGCATGGTCAGCTCGCTCAACCGGATCATCGAATCGCCGTCGGGGGCGCGGATCCCCAAGGTGATCCAGACGGACGCGGCCATCAACCCCGGCAACTCGGGCGGCCCGCTGCTCGACAAGAGCGGGCGGCTGATCGGCGTCAACACGTCGATCGCCACGCCGAACGGCGGTAACGTGGGCATCGGGTTCGCGGTTCCGGTGGACACCGTGAACCGGGTGGTGCCGGAACTGATCCAGAGCGGCCGGTCGCTGCGGCCCGATCTGGGGGTGAAGCTGTACGACGAGCGGCGCCTGCGTCAGGCGCGGTACGATCACGGGGTCATGATCGACCGGGTCGCCCCGAACGGTCCCGCGGCGAAGGCCGGGTTGCGCGGGGTGCAGTACAGCTCCCGGGGCGTGCCGGAGCAGCCGGGCGACCTGATCGTGGCGATCAACGGTCAGACGGTGAACGACATGGAGGACTACGAGCGGGTTCTACGTGACCTGAAACCGGGCGAACCGGTGCCTGTGAAGTTCGTCCGCGGGACGAAGCCGATGGAGCTGACGGTTACTGTTGGCGGGGTGTGA
- a CDS encoding alpha/beta hydrolase family protein translates to MKAIFLTPGSPHALVVGVVAALSGSAPLTAAAPTPTHADVAYGPHEHQRLDIYLPPKGDGPYPVLVWYGGIWKPAKHPAALDYFGKAQCAVIAVQTRTMTDATDDKVAVPISYVAADACRAVQFVRLHAAKWKLDPDRIAVGGGSQGAQPALYVACAADRADPNAKDPVARVSTKVTCAAAYRSQPTLDPKRMQEWVPGVEWGAPALGCSFKESLKRHEELLPVLKAWSPDYLLHKGTPPLYFENNWGLTQPEKVTETDYKVHSPAWALGFQKLAEKAGVECHVKYPDHPTEKYQDTWDFIAKQLKAPTK, encoded by the coding sequence ATGAAAGCCATCTTCCTCACCCCGGGTTCTCCTCACGCCCTCGTCGTCGGAGTTGTCGCCGCCCTTTCTGGCAGCGCGCCTCTGACCGCGGCCGCCCCCACGCCGACCCACGCCGATGTGGCCTACGGCCCGCACGAGCACCAGCGGCTCGACATCTACCTGCCGCCCAAAGGCGACGGCCCGTACCCGGTCCTGGTCTGGTACGGTGGGATCTGGAAGCCGGCCAAGCACCCCGCCGCCCTCGATTACTTCGGAAAGGCGCAGTGCGCGGTGATCGCCGTGCAGACGCGGACGATGACCGACGCCACCGACGACAAGGTGGCCGTGCCGATCTCTTACGTCGCCGCCGATGCCTGTCGGGCGGTGCAGTTCGTTCGCTTGCACGCGGCCAAATGGAAGCTCGATCCGGACCGGATCGCCGTGGGCGGCGGGTCGCAGGGGGCGCAGCCGGCCCTGTACGTGGCGTGTGCCGCCGACCGCGCCGACCCGAACGCGAAAGACCCGGTCGCGCGCGTTTCGACCAAGGTGACGTGCGCGGCGGCGTACCGCAGTCAGCCCACACTCGACCCGAAGCGGATGCAGGAGTGGGTTCCGGGCGTGGAGTGGGGCGCCCCCGCGCTCGGGTGCAGCTTCAAGGAGTCTCTGAAGCGCCACGAGGAACTGCTACCGGTGCTCAAAGCGTGGTCTCCGGACTACTTGCTTCACAAGGGTACGCCCCCGCTGTACTTCGAGAACAACTGGGGACTGACGCAACCCGAAAAGGTCACGGAAACGGACTACAAGGTTCATTCCCCGGCCTGGGCGCTGGGCTTCCAGAAGCTGGCCGAGAAGGCGGGCGTCGAGTGCCACGTCAAATACCCCGATCACCCGACGGAAAAGTATCAGGACACCTGGGATTTTATCGCGAAACAACTGAAGGCACCGACGAAGTAG
- a CDS encoding nuclear transport factor 2 family protein yields the protein MTGDGMRDVIGRFVAAYNRFDVNGMLALLAPNVVFENVSGGQVTASAVGAAEFRSLAEQSAKLFSEREQRITGITFRSDSALVSIAYRGVLAADIPGGPTAGSVLELTGESEYSFEEGRISRLVDRS from the coding sequence ATGACCGGGGACGGGATGCGAGACGTGATCGGCCGATTCGTCGCGGCGTATAACCGGTTCGACGTGAACGGGATGCTCGCCCTGCTCGCTCCGAACGTGGTGTTTGAAAACGTGTCCGGCGGACAGGTCACGGCTTCGGCGGTCGGGGCGGCCGAGTTTCGCAGTCTGGCGGAACAGTCGGCGAAGCTCTTTTCGGAGCGGGAGCAGCGTATCACCGGAATCACGTTTCGATCCGACTCCGCGCTCGTGTCCATCGCTTACCGCGGAGTGTTGGCGGCAGACATCCCGGGCGGCCCAACCGCCGGGTCCGTGCTGGAACTGACCGGAGAATCCGAGTACAGCTTTGAAGAGGGACGGATCAGCCGACTCGTTGACCGAAGCTGA